The window CTCCAACATAAGGTCACATTCAGTCCTCCTCGGCGGCGCGCTCGTAAGGAACAACGTCCACCCCGTCCTCGGCGGCGAGGGGTGCGACTCGCTCATAAACGGCCTCTACATGTCCACGGGACGCCAGCACATGGACAACTACATGAAGGTCGAGCACAAGAGCCCGCACTGCGACAGCAGGCAGTTCTATAACGGCGTTCTCGACGGGAGGTCGAGGGGCGTATTCCACGGCCGGATTATTGTGCACAAGGACGCCCAGAAAACGGACGCCAAGCAGACGAACAGGAACCTCCTCCTCTCGGACAACGCCCAGATCGACACGAAGCCCCAGCTCGAAATCTACGCCGACGACGTCAAATGCACGCACGGCGCAACCATCGGGCAGATGGACGAGAACGCGATCTTCTACCTCCGCTCCCGCGGCATACCGCACGAGGCCGCGCGCGACGTCATACTGAGCGCGTTCACGAACGGCACGATAGAGAGCATGCACGTAAAGGAAATAAGGGAATACTGCGAGAATCTCCTCGCCGAATGGTTCACACAGAGAAAGCTCGCCGAAAAAGGCTGAGCCGTAATCGCCGATCACGTTCACACACGGAGCCTGAAGGAAGTGTCCGAGTTCGAAAAAATAGCGAAGACCTCCGAGATACCGCCGGGTGAGGTAAGGTCCTTTCCCGTGGGGAGCGAAATGGTAGCCGTCTGTAACGTCGGCGGGCAGTTCTTCGCTTTCAGGGACGAATGCACGCACCAGGCGTATCCGCTGTCCGACGGCATACTCGAAGGCAAAAAGATAACCTGCATATACCACGGCGCGGAATTCGACGTCGAAACAGGCGAGGCCCTCTGCCTCCCGGCGACGGACCCGGTGGAAACATACCCGGTGAAGGTAGACGGCGGCGACCTCTATATTCTCATCGAAGACTGAGGCCCCGGCTGCCGCCGGACGCTTTCCCCTTTTTCAATTCACCCGCAAGCCTGTTCTACATGCTACATTTATTCATATCATGACCATAAAACTGAAACGCGCCTACGAAAAGCCCGGCCCGGAAGACGGTCTCCGCATACTGGTCGAGAGACTCTGGCCGAGGGGAATATCGAAGAAGGACGCAAAGCTCGACCTCTGGCTGAAAGACGTCGCCCCGTCAAACGGGCTCAGGAAGTGGTACGGGCACGACACTGGGAAATGGACGGAATTCAAAAGGCGGTACTTCGAAGAGCTCGACGGAGAGAAGGCCGCCGTCGACGAGCTCCGGAACGTCGTCAGGGGAAAGGACGTCACATTCGTCTACGGCTCGAAGGAAGAGACGTACAACAGCGCGGCCGCGCTCAGGGAATACCTCGGGAAATAAATCAGGCGGCGTTGGCCCGGCCCATCGCGAGCCCCAGCCGGCTTCCCGGCACGCCGCTCTCGGGGACGAATTCCTTAAGGAGAGCGCCGTGCTCGTCGACGACCGCGTAGTGACAGTAGAGGTCGCTCCAGCACCCTGTATTCACGTATTCGACCCCGTTTCGCATGTCCCTCTCCGCCCTGTGAGTATGGCCGCAGAACATGACGTCCGCGCCCCTTTCCCGCGCGTACACGAGGGCCGATTCCTTCACCATCCTCGACGAGTGCTTCCACGAACGGCTCTTGAAGCAAAGCCTGTGGAACAGGTCCGTGCGGGCGAGATTATCGATTCTCCTCAACACCCCGTAGACGAGTCCCGCGCACGAAGCGGCATAACTCCCGCTCGTGGTATACGAGTCGAACTGGTGACCGTGGAGCGCGAGGAATCTTTTTCCCCGCTCCGTCCACTCGTACTCTTTCTCCGCCCTTATGCCGAGGGTGGACGAAATGACGTCGCCGAACCCCTCGTCGTGGTTTCCCTCGACCCAGATAATCTCCTTTCTCGGCGAGAGGCCCCTTATCGCGTCCACGAGGTCCCATTCACCCTCGTTCAGCATCATGGTTCGCGGCCTGTCGTACAGGTCCCCCAGAATAATGAGCCGGCCGAAGCTCCTTCGCACGAGAAGCGACGCGAGCTCGCCCGCCCTGTTATAACCCGAGCCCAGATGCACGTCCGAAACAATGAGAGTAGTCATACACACCTCCTTCCGTTCATACTCCGCCTGTATATGGTTCGCATCACTTTATATGCTGCTGGGTGGATTTTAAGGCAGTTTTAGGAGGGCTTTAAGAAACGGTTAATCCAGGAGATCCGAGGAGGGGCATTTAACACTGCCCCGCGCCGTTTAACCGGGCCGAAAGCACGAGGCCCGGGCAGCCGTGCTGCAGCCGTCCGGGCCTATAAAATTTAGTTATAGAGATGTGTTTGTCAGTCTGTCACCGCTCCCTCGGAGGCCGAGGAAACGAGCTTCGCGTACTTGGCGAGGACGCCCCTTTCGGCCTTGGGTTTCGGCTGCTTCCACTGCGAGAGCCTCTTCTTTAGCTCGCTCTTCGGGATTTCGAGGTTTATCTCCCTCGTCGTCGCGTCGATGGTTATCGTGTCGCCGTCTTTGATAACGGCGATGGCGCCGCCGTCGTAAGCCTCGGGAGTAATGTGCCCGACGACGAACCCGTGCGTCCCGCCCGAGAACCTGCCGTCGGTGATGAGGGCGACGTCGTTTCCGAGCCCCTTCCCCATGACGGCCGACGTCGGCGCGAGCATCTCCCTCATCCCGGGGCCGCCCCGGGGGCCTTCGTATCTTATGACGATAACGTGGCCCTTTTTAACCTTACCGCCGAGTATGGCCTTAAGGCTCTCCTCCTCGGAATCGAAGACCATGGCCTTCCCCGTAAACGA is drawn from Thermodesulfobacteriota bacterium and contains these coding sequences:
- a CDS encoding non-heme iron oxygenase ferredoxin subunit, coding for MSEFEKIAKTSEIPPGEVRSFPVGSEMVAVCNVGGQFFAFRDECTHQAYPLSDGILEGKKITCIYHGAEFDVETGEALCLPATDPVETYPVKVDGGDLYILIED
- a CDS encoding DUF488 family protein; translated protein: MTIKLKRAYEKPGPEDGLRILVERLWPRGISKKDAKLDLWLKDVAPSNGLRKWYGHDTGKWTEFKRRYFEELDGEKAAVDELRNVVRGKDVTFVYGSKEETYNSAAALREYLGK
- a CDS encoding UDP-2,3-diacylglucosamine diphosphatase; translation: MTTLIVSDVHLGSGYNRAGELASLLVRRSFGRLIILGDLYDRPRTMMLNEGEWDLVDAIRGLSPRKEIIWVEGNHDEGFGDVISSTLGIRAEKEYEWTERGKRFLALHGHQFDSYTTSGSYAASCAGLVYGVLRRIDNLARTDLFHRLCFKSRSWKHSSRMVKESALVYARERGADVMFCGHTHRAERDMRNGVEYVNTGCWSDLYCHYAVVDEHGALLKEFVPESGVPGSRLGLAMGRANAA